From the genome of Vicia villosa cultivar HV-30 ecotype Madison, WI unplaced genomic scaffold, Vvil1.0 ctg.000817F_1_1, whole genome shotgun sequence, one region includes:
- the LOC131631394 gene encoding uncharacterized protein LOC131631394 produces MQGSSNASESAMVIETLRNKGWYLQDTDDLKAIIIIQTALADQPSDVLHSIESELLNSDLKSIGAKSLPEPSLLRNPSFYLQGPKVLQISSVRDISMSSVDNISRNSSARRVLRLCLTDGHSEITAIEYSHIPFLPDNVVPGTKIRLENKVPVHSGIACLNPKALTVLGGVVQSLYEEWQMNQKYSGFSRSSLRQIEDRDTGGPPSFVKLQVGSNSGYADKNFRSSKPIAGAGRGELRPTGIQQDRNLKEDIMDANLKSKLPSERAEDKPSSSGLRPKERAEDKPSSSSTRPKEVVESVPVQNQAAAQKLLQKLNQPNQRDRHPRGRRHRGKSQEEDEVVFTLEEYEKRKTQVKPSYNDEALDISHDEYLARQLQNQFNLEHSQVQRGPRESEADNIRMNMFTYEKDSDDSYQMGRGGRGRGRGRGRGRGRGRGRGRHG; encoded by the exons ATGCAGGGGAGTTCGAATGCTTCGGAATCAGCAATGGTGATAGAAACCCTAAGAAATAAGGGTTGGTATTTGCAAGACACCGACGATCTTAAGGCAATCATCATTATTCAAACTGCACTAGCCGATCAACCTTCCGACGTCTTACACTCCATCGAATCGGAGCTCCTCAATTCCGACCTCAAATCCATCGGCGCCAAATCCTTACCCGAACCATCTCTTCTTCGTAACCCATCGTTCTATCTCCAGGGACCCAAAGTTCTTCAG ATATCTTCGGTGAGGGACATATCCATGAGCAGTGTCGATAACATTTCAAGAAATTCAAGTGCTCGACGAGTTCTGAGATTGTGTCTCACCGATGGTCACTCTGAGATAACTGCCATAGAATACTCTCATATTCCATTTTTACCTGACAATGTTGTTCCTGGCACTAAG ATTCGTTTGGAAAACAAAGTTCCGGTTCATAGTGGTATAGCTTGCTTAAATCCGAAAGCATTGACTGTATTAGGGGGTGTTGTTCAATCATTGTATGAAGAATGGCAGATGAACCAAAAATATTCAGGCTTCTCTCGGTCATCTTTAAGACAGATAGAGGATCGTGATACAGGTGGTCCTCCTTCATTTGTGAAGCTGCAGGTTGGATCTAACTCAG GTTATGCAGATAAGAACTTTCGAAGTAGTAAGCCCATTGCTGGTGCTGGTAGAGGTGAGCTGAGGCCTACTGGTATCCAGCAAGATCGGAATCTGAAAGAAGATATCATGGACGCAAATCTAAAATCCAAATTGCCTTCTGAGCGAGCTGAAGACAAACCTAGTAGTTCAGGGTTAAGGCCAAAAG AAAGAGCTGAAGACAAACCTAGTAGTTCGAGTACAAGGCCAAAAGAAG TTGTGGAATCTGTTCCCGTGCAAAATCAAGCAGCTGCCCAAAAATTACTTCAGAAACTAAATCAACCAAATCAACGTGATCGGCATCCTAGGGGTCGGAGACATAGGGGGAAGagtcaagaagaagatgaagttgtaTTTACGCTTgaagaatatgaaaaaagaaaGACCCAAGTAAAGCCTTCTTATAATGACGAGGCTCTAGATATTAGCCATGACGAGTATCTTGCTAGGCAGCTTCAGAATCAATTTAACCTTGAACATTCTCAG GTACAAAGGGGTCCTCGTGAATCTGAAGCAGATAATATTCGAATGAATATGTTCACATATGAAAAGGATTCTGACGACAGCTATCAAATgggaagaggaggaagaggtaGAGGAAGGGGAAGGGGTAGGGGTAGAGGTAGAGGAAGAGGGAGGGGAAGACATGGTTAA